A single genomic interval of Megalobrama amblycephala isolate DHTTF-2021 linkage group LG15, ASM1881202v1, whole genome shotgun sequence harbors:
- the LOC125247107 gene encoding intelectin-like isoform X2, translating into MFSGILLSLSLSLWFCDDNSVGAMEAPCINDTNFNHELEKLLDRIKYVARSCKEILDKYHVYEDGLYYLISPRGVLYQTFCDMTTAGGGWTLVASVHENNMYGKCTVGDRWSSEQGSNANRPDGEGTWANRVTFGTAEAATSDDYKNPGYFEIAAQDVSVWHVPNNMVMEHWSTASILRYHTENRFLTRQGGNLFNLFKKFPVRFGIGTCNIDNGPAIPIVYDTGNLDSTKILYGPYSRAIFEPGFITFRVFNTETAALALCSGVKPTGCHTEHFCIGGGGHFPEAAPRQCGDFAGFDWDGYGTNTVFSASKEITEAAVLLFYR; encoded by the exons atgttttcagGGATCCTCCTCAGTCTCTCACTGAGTTTATGGTTCTGTGACGATAATTCAG TGGGAGCTATGGAAGCACCATGCATTAATGATACCAACTTCAACCATGAGCTTGAAAAACTTCTGGACAGAATTAAATATGTTGCTCGAAGCTGCAAAGAAATTCTTGACAAATATCATGTTTATGAGG ATGGACTGTACTATCTGATCTCACCAAGAGGGGTCCTTTACCAGACGTTTTGTGATATGACCACTGCAGGCGGTGGCTGGACGCTGGTGGCTAGTGTTCATGAAAACAACATGTATGGAAAGTGTACTGTTGGTGATCGCTGGTCTAGTGAGCAGGGCAGCAACGCAAACCGGCCTGATGGTGAAGGAACATGGGCAAACAGAGTCACATTTGGAACTGCAGAGGCCGCTACAAGTGATGATTATAAG AATCCTGGATACTTTGAAATTGCGGCACAGGATGTGTCTGTGTGGCATGTTCCTAATAATATGGTGATGGAACACTGGAGCACTGCCTCCATCCTGAGATACCACACTGAAAATCGCTTCTTAACTCGACAAGGAGGAAATCTTTTCAATTTATTCAAG AAATTCCCTGTGAGGTTTGGAATCGGGACTTGCAACATTGATAATGGACCTGCTATTCCAATAGTGTATGATACTGGAAATCTGGATTCTACTAAAATACTGTATGGACCTTATTCAAGAG cAATATTTGAGCCTGGATTCATCACATTCAGAGTCTTCAATACTGAAACGGCAGCCCTGGCACTTTGTTCGGGTGTTAAACCAACCGGTTGTCACACTGAACAT TTCTGTATTGGTGGAGGTGGACACTTTCCTGAGGCGGCCCCTAGACAGTGCGGGGACTTTGCGGGTTTCGACTGGGATGGCTATGGTACTAATACAGTATTTAGTGCTTCCAAAGAGATAACTGAAGCAGCTGTACTTCTTTTTTATCGCTGA
- the LOC125247107 gene encoding intelectin-like isoform X5, producing MFSGILLSLSLSLWFCDDNSVGAMEAPCINDTNFNHELEKLLDRIKYVARSCKEILDKYHVYEGGGWTLVASVHENNMYGKCTVGDRWSSEQGSNANRPDGEGTWANRVTFGTAEAATSDDYKNPGYFEIAAQDVSVWHVPNNMVMEHWSTASILRYHTENRFLTRQGGNLFNLFKKFPVRFGIGTCNIDNGPAIPIVYDTGNLDSTKILYGPYSRAIFEPGFITFRVFNTETAALALCSGVKPTGCHTEHFCIGGGGHFPEAAPRQCGDFAGFDWDGYGTNTVFSASKEITEAAVLLFYR from the exons atgttttcagGGATCCTCCTCAGTCTCTCACTGAGTTTATGGTTCTGTGACGATAATTCAG TGGGAGCTATGGAAGCACCATGCATTAATGATACCAACTTCAACCATGAGCTTGAAAAACTTCTGGACAGAATTAAATATGTTGCTCGAAGCTGCAAAGAAATTCTTGACAAATATCATGTTTATGAGG GCGGTGGCTGGACGCTGGTGGCTAGTGTTCATGAAAACAACATGTATGGAAAGTGTACTGTTGGTGATCGCTGGTCTAGTGAGCAGGGCAGCAACGCAAACCGGCCTGATGGTGAAGGAACATGGGCAAACAGAGTCACATTTGGAACTGCAGAGGCCGCTACAAGTGATGATTATAAG AATCCTGGATACTTTGAAATTGCGGCACAGGATGTGTCTGTGTGGCATGTTCCTAATAATATGGTGATGGAACACTGGAGCACTGCCTCCATCCTGAGATACCACACTGAAAATCGCTTCTTAACTCGACAAGGAGGAAATCTTTTCAATTTATTCAAG AAATTCCCTGTGAGGTTTGGAATCGGGACTTGCAACATTGATAATGGACCTGCTATTCCAATAGTGTATGATACTGGAAATCTGGATTCTACTAAAATACTGTATGGACCTTATTCAAGAG cAATATTTGAGCCTGGATTCATCACATTCAGAGTCTTCAATACTGAAACGGCAGCCCTGGCACTTTGTTCGGGTGTTAAACCAACCGGTTGTCACACTGAACAT TTCTGTATTGGTGGAGGTGGACACTTTCCTGAGGCGGCCCCTAGACAGTGCGGGGACTTTGCGGGTTTCGACTGGGATGGCTATGGTACTAATACAGTATTTAGTGCTTCCAAAGAGATAACTGAAGCAGCTGTACTTCTTTTTTATCGCTGA